One Oncorhynchus clarkii lewisi isolate Uvic-CL-2024 chromosome 31, UVic_Ocla_1.0, whole genome shotgun sequence DNA segment encodes these proteins:
- the LOC139390499 gene encoding coagulation factor IX-like — MVCVFLCIGHCDTRVSDHTGMATVYLFLLLCVMLLDCRLGWGAPVFLSGQAADSVLRRQRRHNTGMFEELLWGNLERECLEERCDLEEAREAFENEEKTMEFWVAYEDGDQCKSSPCLNQGSCKDQKGSYSCICLRGFTGTNCEIVTVRQCAVNNGECMHFCENLDTYGAECSCAEGYKLAQDRVNCNPEVEFPCGRDRRTVITDMSRSLLPLKNTRSDANVTTTPSHTPANTTKPPVGDLNVRIRIVGGDTVTPGDIPWQAALVQRASGQVFCGGSILSQLWVITAAHCLVEGQQGSFFVRVGEHNINDKEGTEQDHKVSKQYKHPLYDSQQSLYNHDIALLRLHNPITFSSHARPICLGPKVFTEDLVKDQSPATVSGWGRTRFQGATSHLLQKVEVPFTERTSCKDSSSARITKYMFCAGYAHVAKDSCQGDSGGPHTNRYHDTWFLTGIVSWGEECAKDGKYGVYTRVSHYYRWIRHVMSVTKRMLHDVLDD; from the exons atggtgtgtgtgtttctctgcatTGGGCATTGTGATACCAGAGTATCAGATCATACAGGGATGGCAACAGTTTACCTattcctcctcctgtgtgtgatGCTGCTAGACTGCCGGCTGGGCTGGGGAG CCCCAGTGTTCCTGTCAGGCCAGGCAGCAGACAGTGTGCTGAGGAGACAGAGGCGCCACAACACAGGGATGTTCGAGGAGCTGTTATGGGGGAACCTGGAGAGAGAGTGTCTGGAGGAGAGGTGTGACCTGGAGGAGGCCAGGGAAGCATTTGAGAATGAAGAGAAgacg ATGGAGTTTTGGGTCGCTTATGAAG ATGGGGACCAGTGTAAGTCGTCCCCCTGTCTAAACCAGGGCTCCTGTAAAGACCAGAAAGGATCCTACTCCTGCATCTGTCTACGAGGCTTCACTGGGACGAACTGTGAGATAG TAACAGTTAGACAGTGTGCGGTGAATAATGGAGAATGTATGCACTTCTGCGAGAACCTGGACACCTATGGGGCAGAGTGTAGCTGTGCAGAGGGCTACAAGCTGGCGCAGGATCGAGTCAACTGCAATCCTGAAG TGGAGTTTCCTTGTGGCAGAGACAGGCGGACTGTGATCACGGACATGTCTAGATCATTACTCCCCCTTAAGAACACAAGATCAGATGCCAACGTCACTACAACCCCCTCCCACACCCCAGCCAATACCACCAAGCCCCCTGTCGGAGACCTCAACGTCAGAATACGTATTGTAGGTGGCGACACAGTCACCCCTGGAGATATCCCATGGCAG GCTGCTCTGGTGCAGAGGGCCAGTGGGCAGGTTTTCTGTGGGGGCTCTATCCTCAGTCAGTTGTGGGTCATCACTGCTGCCCACTGTCTGGTGGAGGGACAGCAGGGATCTTTTTTTGTCAGAGTGG GGGAGCATAACATCAATGACAAAGAGGGCACGGAACAGGACCACAAGGTGTCGAAGCAGTACAAACATCCGCTCTACGACTCCCAGCAGAGTCTGTACAACCACGATATCGCCCTGCTGCGCCTGCACAACCCCATCACATTCTCCTCCCACGCCAGACCCATCTGCCTGGGGCCCAAGGTCTTCACCGAGGACCTGGTGAAGGATCAGTCCCCGGCTACGGTCAGTGGCTGGGGTCGCACACGCTTCCAGGGGGCCACGTCTCACTTACTACAGAAGGTAGAGGTGCCATTTACAGAGAGGACGTCGTGTAAGGATAGCAGTAGTGCCCGTATCACCAAGTATATGTTCTGTGCCGGCTATGCTCACGTGGCAAAAGACTCGTGCCAGGGGGACAGCGGGGGTCCCCATACCAACCGTTACCATGACACCTGGTTCCTGACAGGGATAGTGAGCTGGGGGGAGGAGTGTGCCAAGGATGGGAAGTATGGGGTATACACCAGAGTGTCACATTACTATAGATGGATACGTCACGTTATGTCAGTGACCAAGCGCATGCTGCATGACGTCCTGGATGACTAA
- the LOC139390498 gene encoding proto-oncogene DBL isoform X3 has translation MAVNTMAVSYQRRGLPRIRRSPASFPGNLHLVLVLRPTSFFQRTVTDLGFRFSQEDFMLKMPVVMLSSVTDLLRYIDENQLTSEFGGTLDYCHSDWIVLRTAIESFAVTVKDIAQMLQAFGTKLAETELPDEGTAIVHLLSTHTDKYRKLKEAIWSVSKEGRHLLASLEASGREEDSLWDIRLDWETVQRLLAQLRDMESAFDGFFEKHHLKLQQYLQLLRYEHSFQEMELSLERLATQEREVSLSGETLTQTEQTLRDLDSLEAHAQEEMARAQTIILHGHQLAACHHYAMALIVQRCNELRHRCDTLSKALRAKHTHLSQAYQLMLRLDQAQSWCDDGAYLLAQQLVEKFQSKEGAQAALKDIDRFLEGAPSLLSSGHDLLAVEFESVLTPEIQVQIGKTFEKHTAVQEMIHNRQVCLRKLAEKHVRPIQLVAPRPENPPRSKSPLFSPKHGVDGLKFSFDLSLPGKRTSRKSPGSRKIEVMHDYQENRSSLLSSLEGEDSPDLLKRHVMRELIETERVYVEELLSVLLGYRGEMENPGLSGLLPPILQSKKDILFGNMPEIYNFHSRVFLQDLEGCLETPEGVGACFLERKENFQVYECYCQNKSRSESLWRQFSDCAFFQECQKKLEHKLGLDSYLLKPVQRLTKYQLLLKELLKYSPGGCEGTSELQGALAAMLDLLKSVNDSMHQIAITGYQGELSDLGRVLMQGSFSVWISHKKGPTRMKELARFKPMQRHLFLYERALLFCKRREEHGEGADKTPSYSFKHCLKMSAVGITENVKGDGKKFEIWYSGREEVYLVQAPTVEVKMAWLNDLRRILTNQQKLLKDEHCVNNQMPEHIQLSPPLSESKQQRASISSEDTESGRSSPDPQSHSPQHRRNRRSWPGAPHSVDICEGLEEWGGGEDPSQPSDTEEEDAAQLAPGRYKALAECSRYGPDDLTIKMGDVIQLQHEDSEGHWLVKNLSRRQEGIIPVPNLHMILGNGSRGQSTRLGDPGNLKARKLSSP, from the exons ATGGCTGTAAACACAATGGCTGTGAGTTACCAGCGCCGAGGATTGCCCAGGATACGGAGGAGCCCG GCCTCCTTCCCTGGGAACCTCCACCTGGTGCTGGTGCTGAGACCCACCAGCTTCTTCCAGCGCACCGTCACAGACCTGGGCTTCCGCTTCAGCCAGGAGGACTTCATGCTCAAGATGCCA GTGGTGATGCTGAGCTCTGTGACAGACCTACTGAGATACATTGATGAAAATCAATTGACCTCAGAGTTTGGTGGAACCCTGGATTACTGCCACAGTGACTGGATCGTCCTGAGAACA GCCATAGAGAGCTTTGCGGTGACAGTTAAGGACATAGCTCAGATGCTGCAGGCGTTTGGCACAAAGCTGGCAGAGACAGAGCTGCCAGATGAGGGCACCGCCATCGTACACCTCCTCTCAACCCACACTGACAAGTACAGGAAACTCAAG GAGGCGATATGGTCTGTATCAAAGGAGGGTCGTCACCTGCTGGCTAGCCTGGAGGcctctgggagagaggaggattcaCTATGGGATATCAGGCTGGACTGGGAGACTGTGCAGAG GCTACTAGCCCAGCTGAGGGACATGGAGTCAGCCTTTGACGGCTTCTTTGAGAAGCATCATCTGAAGCTCCAACAGTACCTCCAGCTGCTCAGATACGAACACAGCTTCCAGGAG ATGGAGTTGTCTCTGGAGCGTCTGGCGACCCAGGAGAGGGAGGTGTCATTGTCAGGGGAGACGCTGactcagacagaacagacactcaGGGACCTGGACAGCCTGGAGGCTCACGCACAG GAGGAGATGGCCCGTGCCCAGACCATCATCCTCCATGGTCACCAGCTGGCAGCCTGTCACCACTACGCCATGGCCCTGATCGTGCAGCGCTGCAACGAGCTACGTCACCGCTGTGACACGCTCAGTAAGGCTCTGagggccaaacacacacacctctcccaggCCTACCAGCTGATGCTACGCTTGGATCAG GCCCAGAGTTGGTGTGACGACGGGGCTTACTTGTTGGCCCAGCAGCTGGTGGAAAAGTTCCAGTCTAAGGAGGGGGCCCAGGCTGCTCTGAAGGACATAGACAGATTCCTGGAGGGGGCTCCGTCTCTCCTCAGCTCAGGACATGACCTCCTGGCCGTGGAATTTGAGTCTGTCCTCACCCCAGAGATACAG GTCCAGATAGGGAAGACATTTGAGAAGCACACAGCGGTGCAGGAGATGATCCACAACAGACAGGTCTGTCTGAGGAAGCTGGCTGAGAAACACGTCCGTCCCATTCAACTGGTGGCCCCCCGGCCGGAGAACCCACCCCGTTCCAAGTCCCCACTATTCTCCCCCAAACATG GGGTCGACGGTTTGAAGTTCTCCTTCGATCTATCACTTCCTGGGAAGAGGACGTCACGGAAAAGCCCCGGCTCCAGAAAG ATTGAGGTGATGCATGACTACCAGGAGAATAGGAGCTCCCTGCTCTCCAGCCTGGAGGGGGAGGACAGCCCAGACCTTCTCAAACG TCACGTGATGAGGGAGCTAATCGAGACAGAgagagtctatgtggaggagcTGCTGTCAGTGCTGCTG ggatacaggggagagatggagaatccAGGCCTTTCAGGGCTCCTGCCCCCCATCCTGCAAAGTAAGAAAGACATCCTGTTTGGAAACATGCCTGAGATCTACAACTTCCACAGCAG GGTGTTCCTGCAGGACCTGGAGGGCTGCCTGGAGACCCCAGAGGGAGTAGGGGCCTGCTTTCTGGAGCGG AAGGAGAATTTCCAGGTGTATGAGTGTTACTGTCAGAATAAGTCTCGCTCAGAGTCCTTGTGGAGGCAATTCTCAGACTGTGCCTTTTTCCAG GAGTGTCAGAAGAAGCTGGAGCACAAACTGGGCCTGGATTCTTACCTGCTGAAACCAGTACAACGCCTTACCAAGTACCAGCTACTACTGAAG GAGCTACTGAAGTACAGTCCAGGAGGCTGTGAGGGGACCTCGGAGCTACAGGGGGCGCTAGCAGCCATGCTGGACCTCCTCAAGTCAGTCAATGACTCCATGCATCAGATCGCCATCACGGGCTACCAG GGAGAGTTGTCTGACCTGGGCCGGGTGCTGATGCAGGGCTCCTTCAGTGTGTGGATCAGCCATAAGAAAGGCCCCACCCGTATGAAGGAGCTGGCCCGCTTCAAGCCCATGCAGAGACACCTGTTCCTGTACGAGAGAGCCCTGCTCTTCTGCAAGCGCAGGGAGGAGCATGGAGAGGGTGCAGACAAGACCCCCTCCTACAGCTTCAAGCACTGTCtcaag ATGAGTGCGGTGGGGATTACAGAGAACGTCAAGGGAGATGGGAAAAAGTTTGAGATCTGGTACAGTGGCAGGGAGGAGGTGTACTTAGTTCAG GCCCCCACAGTGGAGGTTAAGATGGCTTGGCTCAATGATCTGCGAAGGATCCTCACCAACCAGCAGAAACTCCTTAAAG atGAGCATTGTGTCAACAACCAGATGCCAGAACACATTCAACTGTCTCCGCCCTTGTCTGAGAG CAAACAGCAGAGGGCGTCGATCAGCTCCGAGGACACTGAGTCAGGGAGGAGCAGTCCAGACCCCCAGTCCCACTCCCCTCAACACCGGCGCAACCGACGCA GCTGGCCCGGTGCACCTCACTCAGTAGACATCTGTGAGGGCCTGGAGGAGTGGGGTGGAGGTGAGGACCCCTCTCAGCCTTCAGACACCGAGGAGGAGGACGCTGCTCAGCTG GCTCCAGGCAGATATAAGGCCTTGGCTGAATGTTCACGATACGGCCCAGATGACCTCACCATCAAGATGGGTGATGTCATCCAGCTGCAGCACGAGGACAGCGAAGGCCACTG GCTGGTGAAGAACCTGAGTCGCAGACAGGAGGGTATCATCCCAGTCCCCAACCTGCACATGATTCTGGGAAACGGCAGTAGAGGACAGTCCACCAGACTAGGAG ATCCAGGGAATCTGAAGGCCAGAAAGCTCAGCTCCCCTTAG